In one Diabrotica virgifera virgifera chromosome 5, PGI_DIABVI_V3a genomic region, the following are encoded:
- the LOC126885403 gene encoding uncharacterized protein LOC126885403 — MTRVRSRSPPRSKALSPPRYADSKESLLLQHPEESSDDHSSDQEDGKDGFTIQNRRTRKKKKKSKGKDSTQNVETTENVTEATQEVEDSQNIEATQEVEDMDEDVPGAEGGGTTKRQRVEEDAASEDELTRANEEINRLRTLMKEFAANVDANNKKYEEVIAQQKAEIKELNTEIRRMSEKMDARFDELIALQKQLAKKPEKKNPEKTDKKPPVT; from the coding sequence ATGACACGAGTCAGATCTCGGTCACCCCCCAGATCCAAGGCGCTTTCCCCGCCAAGATATGCAGACTCTAAAGAGTCCCTCCTGTTACAGCACCCTGAAGAGAGCAGCGATGACCACTCGAGCGACCAGGAAGATGGAAAAGACGGTTTTACGATCCAAAATCGTAgaacaagaaaaaagaaaaagaagtcaaAAGGCAAGGACTCCACGCAGAACGTCGAGACCACCGAGAACGTCACCGAAGCCACCCAGGAAGTCGAGGAttcccagaacatcgaggccacccAGGAAGTCGAGGACATGGACGAAGACGTCCCAGGCGCCGAAGGCGGGGGCACTACCAAACGTCAGCGGGTTGAAGAGGATGCCGCCAGCGAAGACGAGCTGACAAGGGCCAACGAAGAAATCAACCGACTCAGAACCCTGATGAAAGAATTTGCAGCAAACGTtgatgcaaacaacaaaaaatatgaagagGTGATCGCACAACAGAAGGCAGAGATCAAAGAGCTGAATACGGAGATTCGACGAATGAGCGAAAAGATGGATGCCAGATTCGACGAGTTGATAGCTCTCCAGAAACAACTCGCAAAGAAACCGGAGAAGAAAAACCCCGAAAAGACGGACAAAAAACCACCA